In the Verrucomicrobiota bacterium genome, CGCGGTCAGATCGAGCATGGTGTCCAGATCGATAAAAGGCTCTGAGCCGGGTCCTTTGCCGACCAGGCCCGGCCACATGGCGTTGTGTAACTTAGGGAATTTCATTCTGGGGGTTATCTGATTTAGGTAAATTGAAATGCCCGGCTTCAGCCGCGGAGGTACGGCAGTTTCACGGGCAGGGAAAACATCCGCTCGTCAACCCCGGTCAGCCGGCCCGTTGCTTCAACTCGGGTGCGTCCGGGTTCACTTCGGGTCCGAAATAGCGCAGCACCACCAGGTCTTCAGCTTCGCTCGTGTTCTCAAACACCACGCCGTCTCTTGCCGCAGGTTCCGAGCAGAAAACCTCGTCTTCAGTCAGTTCGCCGAACCGGATCAGTTTCGGAGAGTTCAACGTCAGCCCGTTCATTCGGCCCCGTCCCTGAACGACGGTAAGCCCATAGGCCCCGTTGTCCCGGACGGTGCATTTTACGCCCGGTTCTACGGTAAGCTCCTTCGCCGAGAACGGCTGTTCGCCGTTGATCTTGCCATACACAATCCAACGATCCACGTGCCCTTCCCGTTCCGTATCGGCGACCGGAACCGGTTCAAGGAAATGGTTCTCTTTAAAATAGGGATCAACGTTCGCCTCCCAGTCGAGCTCGCTGACGATGAAATCGAGGTCAAAATGCCTGTCCGGCGGGATATCCTTCACCAGAAGCGCACGAGAGACCTCGCGCCCCTCGACCAGCGATTGCCACATTGAAAAAACGTCGGATCCCCACTGAGGCTCGTACGTGCAGAGCGATCCCGGTGCGTGCAGCAGGCCCGGGCCGATCAACCAGCCGGTCCCGGGCTTGAGGCGGTAAGCTTTGGATAAGTCCAGAATGCCGTTATCGCCCCGGTTCCAGTTTTCGAGGCAACGCCTGACCTGCTCTTTCGTCGTGCCCGGTTCAAGCCCCATAAAGGTATAGGGAAAATTATTGCCGACCGTGTTGTGTTGCGGAGGAAAATAGTAGCTTTCCGGCTTGCCTTCCTGGCCCACCAGCCTGGCGTGTTCGTTGGACTGGTGCATGTGGTGCGGAATCGGGCCCATGTTGTCGAAGAATTTGGAGTAAACCGGCCATTTCCGGTACCTGGACCAGATCGATTCGCCGACGAGCGCGGCACCCAGTTCGTCCACGGCTTGCGCCAGGGTAAACCGCTTGTCTTCAAAAACCACGTAACTTAACCCTTCGTCCGGGGTGCGGTTTTCGTTAGCCGCAGGCGTGGTGCTGGCGAACCAGCGTTCATCAATCCCGCCCCGGTCCAGCCCGTAGGCATACAGGTCGTCCGGATGCAGTTTCAAACGGCGTCCGGGTTGAACGAAAACCCGGGGGACCCAGCAGGGGGCCAGGCGCAATAGACCGCCGCTTTGGGCCAGTGCCGCTTCGGCCAGGCTTTTTACGCGGGTGTCGGTCGTCGAGAGGGCAGTAATAGTTCTCATGGGGGAACAATCGGTACGGATTACAGATCAAAAGTTGTCGGTTCGATTTAATCCGCCGCCGGTTAAAGAAACCTCTTTCCGATTGAATGTAAACCATCCGTGCAACCGGCACTCGGCAAGGGTCGAGCCCCTGCCCTACCTTCCCCAGATCTGTTCGGCAATTTGCAGGGCAGCCTCATAGGTGTGGTGTTCTCCGCCCCGCGAGAGTTCTTCGCGGACCACGGCTTCCAACGAAATATCTCCCGCCGGCCAGAGCTGCCTGACCTCGGGATGATCCGACAGCGAACTCGTCAGAAAATCACCGTTCCACGCCAACTCAAGATAGGAGTTTGCGGCGTGAACCTGTATCCGGCTCACCCAGGGCCCCGGAAGCGCCGACAACTCGACCTCGATGTTCCCGGCTCGTTCCGGCGTCGTGAACGTGTACCGGTCGTCCGAGCGCTCGCGAAGGCTCCAGCCCAGTTGCCGGGCCAGCCACGCCATCAACAGGATGGCGGTCGTCCAGTACTCGGGGTCGTACGTAATCGTAAGCTTCTCGACGTGGCTGATTTTTTCCCAGGCCCACGGGTGATCGAAGCTCTGGGCCAACGCTACCCGCAAGTAAAAGAGCCGGCGCCAGTTCAGATCACAGAAGACCAGGCGCGAACGGCGCGCTCGGGTGGCGTGGCGCAACGTCTGCATCTGCGTCGACGGTTCGCGCCAACTCTGGCTATCAAAAAACAGGCGGTCAACCCAGCTCCAGAGTTGGGACGACGCCCGTTCCGGAAACTGGCCCTGCCACCAGAGGTAGAGCGGCAGATCCGAATCAAGGTTCGAAAACACAATGCTCTGGATCGTCGCGTGGTCGACGCCTTCAAGCAGGAAGGCAATCTGCTCGGAGCAAACCTGCTTCGACCCGGCCCGGCTGATGTGGCAATGGGCACTGATCCACGCCTGCACCCGCCGGTGAGACGAGGCAGGGTTGGCGGCGAGCAGAATCACGCGGCAGGCGTTCTCCTGGGTAACGCTGGACATCAATCGCGAATTAAAACTGAGGGCGTCCGGTGCCTCGCTGTAAACCGCGAAGTTAACGAGTGAAGCCTTCGTCAGCACTTCGCCCTCCTGTTCAAAGAGTTGTTTCAGGCCGCGGTTTATGCGGGCGATGTCCACCGGTACTCCACGCGCGAGGTCTTCAACGGTAGGCATAAAAGCGTTCGGAGTTCGGGGTTCGGGGTTCGGGGTTCGGCAGGGCAAAAAATGCCACAAATGCCACAAGCGGAAAAATGCCACAAATGACGGAGCCCGTGGCGGCCGTCCGGTGTCGAGGGTCCGGTAAGAGGGTTGGCGCTACTTCCTCTTCATTTGTGGCACTCGTGGCATTTTTCCGCTTGTGGCATTCTTAAGTCAGAGCCTCCGCCAGGCGTGGCCGTCAGCCTCGATCAATTGGTCGGCTTCCATCGGGCCCCAGCTGCCCGCCGAGTAAAATGCCAGGGGCGGCTGTTTCTCTTTCTGGCCATGCCAGGCCTCTTCGATGTCATCGATGAAGCGCCATGCCTCCTCCACTTCGTCACGCCGGGCGAAAAGCGTGGCATCGCCCAGCATGGCATCGAGCAGGAGGCGTTCGTAAGCTTCCGGGCTGGCCTTTCCGAAGGAGGTACCGTAGCTGAAGTCCATCTTGACCGGTTGGATGCGGACGCTGGCGCCCGGCACTTTGCTCTGCATCCGCAGCGAGACGCCCTCATCGGGCTGAATCCGGATCACCAGGACGTTTTGGCTGCCGTCCCGGAGGCCTTCCTGGTCCCGGTTGAACAAGACGGCCGGTGCATTCTTAAAATGAACGCCGATTTCGGTGGCGCCCTTCGGCAGCCGTTTACCGACGCGCACGTAGAATGGCACGTCCGCCCACCGCCAGTTGTCGACCAGGATGCGCAGCGCAACGTAGGTTTCGGTTTGCGACTCGGGCTTCACGTTTTTTTCCTCGCGGTAGCCCACCACCGGCTGGCCGTTGATCGAACCGGCTGAGTACTGGCCCCGTATCACGTGTTGACCCACGTCGGCGCCGCGGATCCGGCGAAGGGAGCGCAGCACCTTTACTTTTTCATCGCGAACCGCATCCGCGCTCAGGTCCGTCGGCGGTTCCATCGCGATCAGGCAGAGCAGCTGGAGCAAATGGTTTTGCACCATGTCCCGCAGGGCTCCGGCCCCTTCGTAATACCCGGCTCGATTCTCCACGCCGAGCTGTTCGCCCGCGGTGATCTGCACGTGGTCGATGTAACGATGGTTCCAGAGGTGCTCGAAAAGCGCGTTGGCGAACCGCAACACCATGATATTCTGGGCGGTTTCCTTGCCCAGGTAGTGGTCGATGCGAAACGTCGCCGCCTCATCGAACGAACTATGGACCACCGCGTTGAGGTGCTGGGCGGTGGCCAGATCCGTGCCGAACGGTTTTTCGACGATGACGCGCGCCCAGCTGCCTTCGCGTGTCTCGTTTAAACCGGCTTCGCGCAGCCGGGTCAGGATGGGCTCGAACTGATCCGGTCCCGCCGAAAGGTAAAAAAGCCGGTTGCCGCGAGTCCCGCGATCGCGGTCGATCTGATCGAGGCGTTGCCGCAGGCTCCGATAACCTTCAGCGTCGTTGAACTCGCTGCGGTGATAAAAGATGGCGTTCTGAAAATTTTTCCAGAGCTCATCGTTGATGCTCCGGCGGGAATACTTCCGGGCCGCCTCCTCCAGTTCCGCCCGGAACGTCTCATCCGATTTTTCACGCCGGGCAAACCCGATCACCGCGAATCCGGACGAAAGGTCCCCTCCGGCGGCGAGGTTATAAAGCGCAGGTACCAGTTTACGGTGGGTAAGATCCCCAGTCGCCCCGAAAATAACGACGGAACACGGCGCGGGTGTCGCCCGGCTGACAAGTCCTTCACGAAGCGGATTCGAATGCAAGCTATCGGTCATGATCAATTCCTCACTTCCCTAATGCAGTGGATCGCAACGAAGATGGCACGAGGTTTCGTGCAAGGATAGCGGGAACAACGGCAGTTTTAACGATTTTGCGAAAGTCGCGCGCATTCGACACTCCCGTTTAAAAAATGTTTAAAATTTTTTAAGATTTTCTCTCGACAGGGATTTGCCGGTTCCGTTAGACCTTTTCTCGCCCTTCATTTAACCAAAAATCCCCCGATCAAGGAGTAGAAAATAAAATGATGCGATTTCCGGAGTCCATACCGGGATTACAACGCCTGACCTTACCTACGTTGGCAGCGAGTCTCTCGCTGTTAACCCCTGGGGCGCTTTTCGCACAGAGCGCCGACCAGAGCCAACTCGACGCGCTCAAGTCTCAGATGCAGCAGATGCAGAGGCAGTACGAGCAGCGCATCGATGCCATGGAGTCGCAGATGAAAACCCTGGAGAGCAAAGCCGACCAGGGTTCGATTCTTAACACCCGCGTTCTGACCGATTCGAACGGTACCGAATGGGGCGGCAAGGAAGGTAAAGGGGGCCCGGTCCTCGACGAATCCTTCCTGAAGAGCCTGACCCGCAACTTTACCTTCTCGGCGTACGTTCGCGCCGGGGTGCAGTTCAACGGTAACGGCGGCGGCGGCAACTTCAACTTCGAACCGCCCGATAACGACGGTGGCCGTCCGCGTCTCGGCAACGAGAACGACACCTACATGGAATTGACGTGGGCGCAGGCGCACCTGCTCGGGGATAGCCCCGACGTGATGGACGTCTCCATGACGTTCACCCCGGCCATCCGGTACGTGCAGAATCGTGGCACGTTTATCGGCATGCGCGGGAGCGGGCCGACCACCCTGGCAGGCACCCCGGTGGCTGTCAACCGGGAAGACACCGGCAACGACTTCGATTTCGTTCTTCGCCAGGCTTACCTGGAGATGAAGAACGTCTTCAAAGGCGCGCCGGAAATCACCTTCTGGGGTGGCATCCGGTTCTACGATCGGTTCAACATCGACCCGAACGACTACTTCTACCTGGATCAGTCGGGTTACGGCGCCGGTGTTGAAAATATCGACGTCGGGATCGGCAAGATCTGGTTGGCCTACATCGGCGGCCTCGATAATGACCTGGAATCATTCCGCACGGGCAGCTTTTACAAGCACAACATCGACCTCCGCCTGAAGGACATCGACATCGGCTTCGGCAAGTTGATGCTGATCGCGCTCGGCAGCTATGAGAAAGGGACCACGTTTGACGAGACCTTCGACAACCAAGCGATTCTGCTCAACCCGGTCCACACCAATGACGCCTGGGGCGGCGGCGTTGGCGCCGTCTGGCAGTACGACTTCGGGAACAAGAGCTTCCTCCAGTTGTACGCCTTGTTCGGCTGGGGCGCGACGAACTTCGGCAGCTCCGGAACCAATATCGGCACCATCGAGACGGTTGCGGCCGACTTCCTGGCCCGGCATCCCGGCTACCCGGTCGGCGCCCTCATCAACACGGATCGCGCAATCGAGAAGGCGCACGATTTCAAGGCAGGCGGCCAGTTTATCTGGAATATTGCCTCGAACTTCTCGATGAGCTTCTGGGCCTTCTGGAACCAGGATACCTTGGGGTACGGACCTTTCGGCACGAACGCAGTCGGCACCGTGGTGCGGGCGGCGGCGAACCGCAACGAGTTCGAGGGAGGTATTCGCCCGATCTTCTGGGTGAGCGACAACTTCGCGATCCAAGGTCAGGCCTGGGGCAGTTACCAGGATAACAATCGCGGTTACTCAGGGACCAGTGCATTCGGCCGCAGTGGTTCGATGGGGGTGTTCACCATCGCGCCAACCCTCAAGCCGAAGGGCGGCTACTTCACCCGTCCGGAACTGCGCTTCTTTGCCACCTGGGCAATCTGGAGCAATTCTCTGAAAGGCACCACCACCCCGAGTCAGGAAGGCGGCAACTTCGGAGGAGCAATCCCGCCGTACAACGGCAACACCAACCAGGGCTGGCTGTTCGGTACCCAGGTTGAGTGGTTCTTCTAGACCGGCGGTTTTTTCCTGGCCTGGTCAGAACTGTGACGTCGCCCCGCCCGCTACCGGGCGGGGCGACTTTTTTTTTAGGTAACGGGTAACGGGTAAAGTTCGGAGTTCGGAGTTCGGAGCGGCATCATTGGGGGCAAGCTGCCGCTGTCAGGTCCAGTGTTTGGAATCCTTTTTCTGCGTGTTCTGCGGATGATTCGGTCTTCCCGCCGGGTGGGCCTGACCTTCCGGGGAGATCGGACCCGGTTCTACGATGCCTCCGAACTCCGAACCCCGAGCTCCGAACTCTTCCCCTTCCCGCCGTGGTCGCTGTGGCTCGCCGTGTCCGCCGTGTGAACTCTTACTACCTCGTCCCGGCGTACACGGCGGCGATTCCGCCGAATTTACCGATCCCGCCCACATTCGGGGTGTCGTTGACGAAATAGCCGGCCGGCCCGACAAATCGGCGGTCCCTCGAGTCGAACAGGATGATAAATTTCAGCAGGGCCACGGCCGGCTCGGTGGGATCCGAACCGTAATACGAGGTTGCTTGGGCCTTTCCTGCAATCATGCGTGCCATGGCCGGCGGGACGTCACTGGCTTGGAATGAGCCGACCTGCACCGCCACGAAGGGCGTTTGCATGAGCGACGCCCGCCCTTTGGCGTTCGGGTGTTGCAGGAATTTCCAAAAGCGCCGGTAGGCAAGATCGACTTCCGTGGGGTAAGGTTCTCCGGAAGCGAGGCTGTATTCGGTGGCCTTGATGGCCGGCGCGGGCGGTGTTTCGGCCCGGGCGAGCGTGGCGGCGTTGATGAACATGGACAAAACGCAGACGAGCGGTGAAAGCTTCATTTTCCGGTGCCGATATAGATTGCGTCGTAACCGCCGAATAACCCGGGCTGCCCTCTTCGCGGGGTGTCTATTGCCACGTACCCCTCGTTGCTCACGGGACGGCCGGTTTTGACGTCGAATACCATTACAAACTGGGCGGTAGTGGCGGAAAGATTGTAGGTTTCATGCGCGAGGCTGCCGGCGACGGCCCCGGTATTGACGAGGTGCTTCACCAGGGCAGCGACTTCCGTCGCCGGCACCGTGGTGGCCTCAACGGCGAGGTACTGGTAGGATTCCAAAGCTTTTCGGCGCTCCGGCGTCAGGCGGGCAAGGTAATGGTCGACTCGGGTCTGGGCAACGCTCGCTTCGGCAGGATAAGGTTCACCGACCGCTAAAGCATAATCGCGGTAATGGGAGAGAGTCGCTGACCGCGTGGATGAAGCGCAGCCGGAAAGCCCGGCCGCCGCCCCCGCGAGAAGCAAGGCGGCGAGCCCGGCGCAAGCCGATGGACCGAAGCTCGGCCGCCAGGACCGTTTTATCCCTATAAAATGCAGGCACGAAAAACGTTGGCTCATTGCACGCAACCGCGTTGGCTTTTAACGATTCTAAAGTGACCCGCGAAATACCGGTTGATCATTGGTATCCCCTGATACCGTCCCGCTTTTCATTGACTCGGGGAGTTGTGGCGCCGGTTGCGGGGTGCCACCCGACAGTGCCGAATCCGAAGCGCTCGGGATATCATCGGTCGCATTCGTCGAACAGCCGGCCATCAACGTACCGGCCCCGATCACGATAACCGCGGCGCGCAGGGTTTGTGCTAGCATGCTCAACTGTATTAATGGCGGCCCCCGAAATGGCAAGCCGGATACCCGAAATCACCTCCGGGATGACGGCATCTCCAGAGTTGCGGGTTCAACGCCCGCTGCCTGCTTGCGGCCGTGAAAAACTTGCTTCATCTGCAACCACTTTTGCTTTTCAAGGCTTCCGGCGGTTCATATTATAGAGTAAACGTCGTCTGCCCTTCCACGACCGAGGAAAGAACGCGTTTTACCCCCTTCCGGCCGGCACTCATGTTAAGGAAACTCTTATGCGCATTGTCTGTACTCGTTCTCGGTTGCGCACTGCCGGCCGTTGCCTGGACCAACGGGGAGCTCCTGGTCTGGGTCAACGGCGATAAAGGTTACAACGGCCTGGCCGAATTGGGTAAACGGTTTGAACAAGACCTGGGCATCAAGGTCACGGTCGAACACCCGGATCATCTCACCGACACATTTCAGAACGCCGCAGCAACCGGCAAGGGACCGGATATCCTGCTGTGGGCGCACGACCGGATTGGCGAATGGGCTGACTCCGGGCTCTTGAAACCGCTGGTTGTCCCCGACGATTACAAGGGCAACTTCATCCCTAAAGTTTGGGAGGCGGTCAGTCACAACCAACAGGTCTACGGTTATCCTCTGGCGCTGGAAGCCATTTCCCTGATTTACAATAAAAAGCACGTGACCGGGCCGCCGCCGACGCAACTGGCGGGTTTCGTGGGCTTCGCCAAGGAACTCAAAACCCGCGATCCCAACGTGATTCCGATCATGTGGGACTACAGCGCCCCATACTTCAGCTGGCCTTTTCTGGCCAGTGCCGGCGGTTACCCCTTCAAGAAGACGACCTCGGGTTACGACACGCAGGACGTTGGCATCGATACCCCGGGCACGGTCCGGGCGTTGACGGAGATCATCGAACTGATCAATGGAGGCATCCTGCCGAAAGGCACCTCCTATAGCGTCATGGAACAAAACATGAACAGCGGCGCGCTGGCCATGATGCTCAGCGGCCCATGGTCCTGGGCCAACCTGCGCAAAAACGGCATCGATTTCGGCCTCGCGCCGGTCCCCGGCGTCGACGGCAATCCAGGACGCCCGTTCATCGGGTTGTGGACGGCGATGATCAACCGCGCGACGCCGAACGGCGACCTGGCGGTGCAGTTCCTCGAAAAGTACGTCGTGACTGATGACGGGCTCAAGACGGTCAACGCCGACGTCCCGATCGGCGTGCCGGCGCTGCAAGCAACCTATACCGAACTTGCGGCCAAAGATCCGCTGGTCAAAATGACCTACGAGAATGTCCGGAACGGCGAAATTATGCCGAACATCCCGCAAATGGGTAAGTTCTGGAGTTCGATGGTGGCGGCGCTTGAGGTCGCCACAAACGGCCAAGCCTCCCCACAGGCCGCCCTGGCAGAGGCTAAGAAAAATATGGAAAAGTGAGCTCGACGACGCTCCCGGTGCGCCAGGTGCTGATGGCGCTGGTGCTTTTGCCAGCGCTCTACCTCGATTTCGCCGTCTACCAGGCCGGCAACGTCTGGATTGCGCTGGCCTTTCTCGTCGTCATCGCGTTCGGCGCCTACATTTATCTTCGCCCCGAAGCGTACCCGTTTCGATACCTTTTCCCGGGGTTTTTGGGCTTCGGGTTGTTCGTTATCTTTCCGTTGGTCTACACGGTTTGCATCGGGTTCATGAAGTACAGCTCGCAAAACCTGCTGCCGTACGATCGTGCCCTGGAGTTGCTGCAGCAGGAAACATTCCTGAGCGGCGACGTGAGCTATCACTACCGCCTTTTCGCCCAGGACAACGGAAAGTACATCCTGGTCCTGCAGGACATGAAGGATCCCGGCCGCCGCTTTGCCTCGGAGCCGATCGAACTGAAGGCGGGCCAGCAATCGGGGGCGTCGGACGCGATTACTCCGCTCAAACCGATCGACCCGAACACTCAGCCGCCCGGCAAGGCGCTCGAGATGGCGCAAGTTACCCGGGAAAAGCTTTTTATTCCGATGCGCGGCCGGCGGTTTTCGCTCCCGGACCGCACGCTCGTTTCCCTGGAAGGCCTGGCCAGGTTCGCAGCACGCCAGCGACTTTACGCGCTTAACCCGGACGGGACGCTGACGAACCGCAAAGACGGCAACGTCGTTCATGCCGACCCGCAGCAGGGTTACTTCGTCAATCAGAAAGGGGAAAAGGTCGGCGTCGGATTCCGAACCTTTACCGGGTTTGACAACTACACTCGTATCCTCAGCGACCCTCGAATCCAGGGACCGTTTCTTCGAATTTTCGTCTGGACCATTGCCTTTTCGATCTGTTCGGTCCTGGGCACATTCGCCACGGGGTTGCTGCTGGCCGTCGTCCTGGAATGGAAAGAGATCCGGCTGCGGAAGATCTACCGTACCCTTCTCATTCTGCCCTACGCGGTTCCGGCGGTCCTCTCGATCCTTATCTTTAAAGGTTTATTCAACCAGGAGTTCGGCGCCGTGAATGCGTTTTTGCGCGGCATGGTCCACTTTGCGCCGGAATGGGAAACCAATCCTTGGGGCGCCCGGGCCATGATTCTCCTGGTCAACGTCTGGCTCGGCTACCCTTACATGATGTTGATCTGCACCGGGATGCTGCAGTCGATCCCGTCAACGATCTACGAGGCGAGCGCCATTGACGGCAGCAACGCCATCGTTGACCTCTTCAAGATCACGCTACCCCTCATTTTGCCGCCGTTGTTCCCGATCCTCATCTCGAGCTTTGCGTTCAACTTCAATAACTTTAACCTCGTTTACCTTTTGACGGCCGGCGGCCCTAAAATGGTGGGAGGCGGTATCGCCGGTGAAACCGACCTCCTGGTCACCTACACGTTCAACCTGGCGTTCCGTGATTCGGGCACGAACTACGGCCTGGCGAGTGCGATCGCGACCATCCTGTTTATCATGGTCGGTGCGCTGGCCTGGATTAACCTCCGGATTGGAGGCCGGAATGTAAA is a window encoding:
- a CDS encoding glucose-6-phosphate dehydrogenase assembly protein OpcA, which translates into the protein MPTVEDLARGVPVDIARINRGLKQLFEQEGEVLTKASLVNFAVYSEAPDALSFNSRLMSSVTQENACRVILLAANPASSHRRVQAWISAHCHISRAGSKQVCSEQIAFLLEGVDHATIQSIVFSNLDSDLPLYLWWQGQFPERASSQLWSWVDRLFFDSQSWREPSTQMQTLRHATRARRSRLVFCDLNWRRLFYLRVALAQSFDHPWAWEKISHVEKLTITYDPEYWTTAILLMAWLARQLGWSLRERSDDRYTFTTPERAGNIEVELSALPGPWVSRIQVHAANSYLELAWNGDFLTSSLSDHPEVRQLWPAGDISLEAVVREELSRGGEHHTYEAALQIAEQIWGR
- the zwf gene encoding glucose-6-phosphate dehydrogenase, which produces MTDSLHSNPLREGLVSRATPAPCSVVIFGATGDLTHRKLVPALYNLAAGGDLSSGFAVIGFARREKSDETFRAELEEAARKYSRRSINDELWKNFQNAIFYHRSEFNDAEGYRSLRQRLDQIDRDRGTRGNRLFYLSAGPDQFEPILTRLREAGLNETREGSWARVIVEKPFGTDLATAQHLNAVVHSSFDEAATFRIDHYLGKETAQNIMVLRFANALFEHLWNHRYIDHVQITAGEQLGVENRAGYYEGAGALRDMVQNHLLQLLCLIAMEPPTDLSADAVRDEKVKVLRSLRRIRGADVGQHVIRGQYSAGSINGQPVVGYREEKNVKPESQTETYVALRILVDNWRWADVPFYVRVGKRLPKGATEIGVHFKNAPAVLFNRDQEGLRDGSQNVLVIRIQPDEGVSLRMQSKVPGASVRIQPVKMDFSYGTSFGKASPEAYERLLLDAMLGDATLFARRDEVEEAWRFIDDIEEAWHGQKEKQPPLAFYSAGSWGPMEADQLIEADGHAWRRL
- a CDS encoding carbohydrate porin, whose translation is MMRFPESIPGLQRLTLPTLAASLSLLTPGALFAQSADQSQLDALKSQMQQMQRQYEQRIDAMESQMKTLESKADQGSILNTRVLTDSNGTEWGGKEGKGGPVLDESFLKSLTRNFTFSAYVRAGVQFNGNGGGGNFNFEPPDNDGGRPRLGNENDTYMELTWAQAHLLGDSPDVMDVSMTFTPAIRYVQNRGTFIGMRGSGPTTLAGTPVAVNREDTGNDFDFVLRQAYLEMKNVFKGAPEITFWGGIRFYDRFNIDPNDYFYLDQSGYGAGVENIDVGIGKIWLAYIGGLDNDLESFRTGSFYKHNIDLRLKDIDIGFGKLMLIALGSYEKGTTFDETFDNQAILLNPVHTNDAWGGGVGAVWQYDFGNKSFLQLYALFGWGATNFGSSGTNIGTIETVAADFLARHPGYPVGALINTDRAIEKAHDFKAGGQFIWNIASNFSMSFWAFWNQDTLGYGPFGTNAVGTVVRAAANRNEFEGGIRPIFWVSDNFAIQGQAWGSYQDNNRGYSGTSAFGRSGSMGVFTIAPTLKPKGGYFTRPELRFFATWAIWSNSLKGTTTPSQEGGNFGGAIPPYNGNTNQGWLFGTQVEWFF
- the malE gene encoding maltose/maltodextrin ABC transporter substrate-binding protein MalE, translated to MLRKLLCALSVLVLGCALPAVAWTNGELLVWVNGDKGYNGLAELGKRFEQDLGIKVTVEHPDHLTDTFQNAAATGKGPDILLWAHDRIGEWADSGLLKPLVVPDDYKGNFIPKVWEAVSHNQQVYGYPLALEAISLIYNKKHVTGPPPTQLAGFVGFAKELKTRDPNVIPIMWDYSAPYFSWPFLASAGGYPFKKTTSGYDTQDVGIDTPGTVRALTEIIELINGGILPKGTSYSVMEQNMNSGALAMMLSGPWSWANLRKNGIDFGLAPVPGVDGNPGRPFIGLWTAMINRATPNGDLAVQFLEKYVVTDDGLKTVNADVPIGVPALQATYTELAAKDPLVKMTYENVRNGEIMPNIPQMGKFWSSMVAALEVATNGQASPQAALAEAKKNMEK
- the malF gene encoding maltose ABC transporter permease MalF, whose product is MSSTTLPVRQVLMALVLLPALYLDFAVYQAGNVWIALAFLVVIAFGAYIYLRPEAYPFRYLFPGFLGFGLFVIFPLVYTVCIGFMKYSSQNLLPYDRALELLQQETFLSGDVSYHYRLFAQDNGKYILVLQDMKDPGRRFASEPIELKAGQQSGASDAITPLKPIDPNTQPPGKALEMAQVTREKLFIPMRGRRFSLPDRTLVSLEGLARFAARQRLYALNPDGTLTNRKDGNVVHADPQQGYFVNQKGEKVGVGFRTFTGFDNYTRILSDPRIQGPFLRIFVWTIAFSICSVLGTFATGLLLAVVLEWKEIRLRKIYRTLLILPYAVPAVLSILIFKGLFNQEFGAVNAFLRGMVHFAPEWETNPWGARAMILLVNVWLGYPYMMLICTGMLQSIPSTIYEASAIDGSNAIVDLFKITLPLILPPLFPILISSFAFNFNNFNLVYLLTAGGPKMVGGGIAGETDLLVTYTFNLAFRDSGTNYGLASAIATILFIMVGALAWINLRIGGRNVKM